The following proteins are co-located in the Phoenix dactylifera cultivar Barhee BC4 unplaced genomic scaffold, palm_55x_up_171113_PBpolish2nd_filt_p 000077F, whole genome shotgun sequence genome:
- the LOC103717827 gene encoding uncharacterized protein LOC103717827 isoform X2 produces MVAEKWQQENPGCQIFGQTMTTDHYDELIKIGIIPSQRGTIASHQFPYVIFCAPPSRTADYPGDVRLAASNWSGEGSFLFTSSTAAYDCSNNGFCDEDCPVVPVGRSPRTDVLLKAENATLEAGGCVLRLAGLYKADRGAHVYWLEKGTVDARPDHILNLIHYEDAASLSIAIMKKKLRGRIFLGCDNHPLSRQEIMDCVNQSGKFDKKFQGFTGTDGPLGKRMNNSRTRAEIGWEPKYASFPDFVGLAD; encoded by the exons ATGGTAGCTGAGAAGTGGCAACAG GAAAATCCAGGGTGCCAAATCTTTGGACAGACGATGACTACAGATCACTATGATGAATTGATAAAAATTGGAATTATTCCTTCTCAGAGGGGAACTATAGCTTCTCATCAATTTCCATATGTTATATTCTGTGCTCCTCCATCACGAACTGCAGATTACCCTGGTGATGTTAG aTTGGCAGCATCAAACTGGAGTGGTGAAGGTTCTTTCCTGTTTACATCAAGCACTGCTGCATATGATTGCAGCAATAATGGTTTTTGCGATGAG GATTGTCCAGTAGTGCCGGTTGGTAGAAGTCCTCGGACAGATGTgcttctaaaagcagaaaatgcaACTTTGGAAGCTGGGGGCTGTGTTCTGAGACTTGCAGGGCTTTAT AAAGCAGATAGGGGTGCCCATGTTTATTGGTTAGAGAAAGGAACTGTTGATGCTCGTCCAGATCATATACTAAATCTTATTCATTATGAG GATGCTGCTTCCCTCTCAATTGCCATCATGAAAAAGAAGCTCCGGGGTAGAATTTTCTTGGGCTGTGACAATCATCCTCTCTCCAG GCAAGAGATAATGGATTGTGTGAACCAAAGTGGGAAATTTGACAAGAAGTTCCAGGGTTTTACAG GCACTGATGGTCCTTTAGGGAAGAGGATGAATAACTCCAGAACTCGTGCTGAAATTGGATGGGAACCAAAATACGCAAGCTTTCCTGACTTCGTAGGGCTAGCAGACTGA
- the LOC103717827 gene encoding uncharacterized protein LOC103717827 isoform X1 — MIGITASIPTPPLLPPVALSRPPRILPFARPRNAGFRLEDRRRSRISMALPFDSSASSPEAIGTSHDAGLKISSPNVVGEHDLLIVGPGILGRMVAEKWQQENPGCQIFGQTMTTDHYDELIKIGIIPSQRGTIASHQFPYVIFCAPPSRTADYPGDVRLAASNWSGEGSFLFTSSTAAYDCSNNGFCDEDCPVVPVGRSPRTDVLLKAENATLEAGGCVLRLAGLYKADRGAHVYWLEKGTVDARPDHILNLIHYEDAASLSIAIMKKKLRGRIFLGCDNHPLSRQEIMDCVNQSGKFDKKFQGFTGTDGPLGKRMNNSRTRAEIGWEPKYASFPDFVGLAD, encoded by the exons ATGATAGGAATCACGGCTTCAATCCCCACAccgcctcttcttcctcctgtcGCCCTTTCCCGGCCTCCGAGAATTCTCCCCTTCGCTCGCCCCCGAAACGCCGGGTTTCGCCTCGAGGATCGACGACGCTCTCGCATCTCGATGGCGCTGCCCTTCGATTCCTCCGCGTCTTCACCCGAAGCGATCG GGACATCCCATGATGCAGGACTGAAGATATCATCTCCTAATGTTGTTGGGGAGCATGATTTGTTGATTGTAGGGCCAGGCATACTTGGTCGTATGGTAGCTGAGAAGTGGCAACAG GAAAATCCAGGGTGCCAAATCTTTGGACAGACGATGACTACAGATCACTATGATGAATTGATAAAAATTGGAATTATTCCTTCTCAGAGGGGAACTATAGCTTCTCATCAATTTCCATATGTTATATTCTGTGCTCCTCCATCACGAACTGCAGATTACCCTGGTGATGTTAG aTTGGCAGCATCAAACTGGAGTGGTGAAGGTTCTTTCCTGTTTACATCAAGCACTGCTGCATATGATTGCAGCAATAATGGTTTTTGCGATGAG GATTGTCCAGTAGTGCCGGTTGGTAGAAGTCCTCGGACAGATGTgcttctaaaagcagaaaatgcaACTTTGGAAGCTGGGGGCTGTGTTCTGAGACTTGCAGGGCTTTAT AAAGCAGATAGGGGTGCCCATGTTTATTGGTTAGAGAAAGGAACTGTTGATGCTCGTCCAGATCATATACTAAATCTTATTCATTATGAG GATGCTGCTTCCCTCTCAATTGCCATCATGAAAAAGAAGCTCCGGGGTAGAATTTTCTTGGGCTGTGACAATCATCCTCTCTCCAG GCAAGAGATAATGGATTGTGTGAACCAAAGTGGGAAATTTGACAAGAAGTTCCAGGGTTTTACAG GCACTGATGGTCCTTTAGGGAAGAGGATGAATAACTCCAGAACTCGTGCTGAAATTGGATGGGAACCAAAATACGCAAGCTTTCCTGACTTCGTAGGGCTAGCAGACTGA